Proteins found in one Paenibacillus wynnii genomic segment:
- a CDS encoding CapA family protein: protein MYPPRSRRRDKRKASGHRRPKRAWVWINAILLLMIIAILTYVLNGDGNNSSITPPQAAQSSASPSPDPSEAPPTMTATATAIPEPTQASAEPTSTGELEPVETPDTVVNIPSPPAATDGGDISGLPQDTDSEGNTVKLSFGGDVIFSGKVGELLDKKGYEFPYVRLGGLFKEDDLSIVNLETPVSDGGTSAANKQFVFKAPPKALDGLKAAGIDAVNLANNHTLDQGEQGLRETLSNLEVRDIPYVGAGLDEESAYSAHYFKRKGITIALLGFTRVMPESSWQATKNKPGLASVYDSEKGLQAITEAKTKADIVVVVVHWGKERVSQADAVQQSLGRSFIDAGADLVIGGHPHVLQGIEPYRGKWIAYSTGNFIFTRSSVPSTWDTAVFQAECNVGGQCSMQLKPFTAELAQPVPMSPEEGQKLFRKIESISWGLIKIDRKGKVVHSSE from the coding sequence ATGTACCCGCCGAGATCACGTAGAAGAGACAAAAGGAAAGCCTCGGGTCATCGTCGCCCAAAAAGGGCATGGGTATGGATCAATGCAATCCTGCTACTAATGATAATAGCCATTTTAACTTATGTACTTAATGGAGACGGTAATAATAGCTCAATCACTCCGCCGCAAGCGGCGCAAAGCAGTGCCTCACCTTCTCCGGATCCCAGTGAGGCTCCGCCTACGATGACTGCTACTGCTACTGCTATTCCAGAACCAACCCAAGCTTCTGCAGAGCCTACATCTACTGGGGAACTAGAGCCTGTGGAAACTCCTGATACAGTGGTGAATATTCCCTCTCCACCTGCAGCTACAGACGGGGGCGATATTTCCGGTTTGCCGCAGGATACAGATTCCGAAGGGAATACTGTTAAACTTAGTTTTGGTGGGGATGTAATCTTTTCCGGTAAGGTTGGAGAATTGTTGGATAAAAAGGGTTATGAATTTCCCTATGTCCGTCTGGGTGGATTATTCAAAGAGGATGACTTGTCCATTGTTAATCTGGAGACTCCGGTTTCTGATGGGGGGACGAGTGCTGCGAACAAGCAGTTTGTATTTAAGGCTCCTCCTAAAGCACTGGATGGACTTAAAGCAGCTGGAATCGATGCCGTTAATCTAGCGAATAATCATACACTTGATCAAGGTGAACAAGGTTTGAGGGAGACGCTCAGCAATCTTGAAGTAAGAGACATTCCCTATGTCGGAGCTGGATTGGATGAGGAATCAGCTTATTCGGCCCATTATTTTAAACGTAAGGGGATCACTATTGCTCTGTTAGGCTTTACTCGGGTGATGCCGGAATCCAGCTGGCAGGCCACAAAGAATAAGCCCGGCTTAGCTTCAGTCTATGACAGTGAGAAGGGGCTCCAGGCCATTACCGAAGCCAAAACGAAAGCGGATATTGTTGTCGTAGTCGTACATTGGGGAAAGGAACGCGTGAGTCAAGCGGATGCTGTACAGCAGTCCTTGGGACGCAGTTTTATAGATGCGGGTGCAGATCTGGTGATTGGAGGCCATCCTCATGTTCTGCAGGGTATAGAGCCTTATAGGGGCAAGTGGATCGCTTATAGTACTGGGAATTTTATATTTACAAGATCATCAGTCCCTTCTACTTGGGATACTGCTGTTTTTCAGGCGGAATGTAATGTAGGGGGGCAATGCTCCATGCAGCTGAAGCCCTTTACAGCAGAGCTGGCCCAGCCTGTTCCGATGAGTCCTGAAGAAGGACAGAAGCTTTTCCGAAAAATTGAATCTATCTCTTGGGGACTAATCAAAATAGATCGAAAAGGTAAGGTTGTACATTCCTCAGAGTGA
- a CDS encoding glycerophosphodiester phosphodiesterase — protein MFKNLCVAHRGFSGKAPENTLAAVRMAIALPYVRWMEIDVQLSKDGVPVVIHDYSLDRTTNGHGKVKDMNWEQMKRLDAGSWKGRAFRGEKMPSLEEVLDLSKGRLHLNIELKTVGNVYPGIEKAVINLISSKGMRDEVVLTSFEAGALQRVKEVDPRVSTGLIFDSRSGDPARLVHELGCSFLSISFERLNPNLAKLLTEQGVKVMAWTVDKAKEMRRLADMHSDIMICTNRPDVWGDTFLGV, from the coding sequence ATGTTTAAAAATCTGTGCGTTGCCCATCGCGGGTTTTCCGGCAAAGCTCCGGAGAATACGTTAGCAGCCGTTCGAATGGCTATTGCATTACCTTATGTCCGCTGGATGGAGATCGACGTTCAATTGTCTAAAGATGGTGTGCCGGTCGTCATACACGATTATAGTCTGGACCGCACGACCAATGGCCATGGTAAGGTCAAGGATATGAATTGGGAGCAAATGAAACGGCTGGATGCGGGAAGCTGGAAAGGCCGTGCTTTTAGAGGTGAAAAAATGCCTTCTCTTGAAGAGGTGTTGGATCTTTCTAAAGGCCGATTGCATCTTAACATTGAACTGAAGACGGTAGGGAATGTATATCCGGGTATCGAAAAGGCAGTTATCAACCTTATCTCCTCCAAAGGCATGCGGGATGAAGTGGTTCTGACCTCATTTGAAGCAGGTGCCCTACAAAGAGTGAAAGAGGTAGATCCGCGTGTCAGCACGGGACTTATCTTTGATTCCAGATCAGGAGATCCTGCGAGGCTTGTCCATGAGCTGGGTTGTTCTTTTCTGTCCATAAGCTTTGAGCGTCTGAATCCAAACTTAGCCAAGCTGCTTACAGAGCAGGGAGTGAAGGTTATGGCCTGGACGGTGGATAAAGCGAAAGAGATGCGCCGCCTCGCAGACATGCATTCTGATATAATGATCTGTACGAACCGTCCGGATGTTTGGGGCGATACGTTTTTGGGAGTATAA
- the hemE gene encoding uroporphyrinogen decarboxylase — MTYNDTFIRACRKQDTEHVPVWYMRQAGRYDPDYRTIKEKYTLLEICKQPELAAEITMMPVHKLGVDAAILYSDIMNPVASIGIDFDIVKNIGPVIHNPIRSAADVEKLRPIDVEGDLSHILETIALLDKELDVPLITFAGAPFTIASYLIEGRPSKSYIRTKTLMYSEPRVWEMLMEKLGDMVITYLRSHVRSGGKAFQLFDSWVGALAPKDFEIYVLPTISRIFRELSDLDVPKIYFPGVSSGELLPTLTNLQADVIGLDWRVSISEGRRRTGGKFAMQGNLDPYLLTAPMDVIKDRAKQLIDEGILEPGYVFNLGHGLFPEASLEKLRELTEYIHEYSKDLMKESVKARS, encoded by the coding sequence ATGACCTACAACGACACTTTTATCCGCGCCTGCCGCAAGCAGGATACGGAGCATGTTCCCGTTTGGTATATGCGGCAAGCCGGCCGTTATGATCCCGACTACCGTACAATCAAGGAGAAGTATACCCTGTTGGAAATATGCAAACAGCCTGAGTTGGCGGCTGAGATTACCATGATGCCTGTGCATAAGCTAGGCGTGGACGCAGCTATTTTGTATTCAGATATCATGAATCCGGTTGCTTCTATTGGAATTGATTTTGATATCGTCAAAAACATCGGTCCGGTTATACATAACCCGATTCGTTCTGCCGCAGATGTAGAGAAACTAAGACCCATTGATGTTGAAGGCGATCTTAGCCACATCTTGGAGACGATTGCTCTTCTGGACAAGGAATTAGATGTGCCTCTCATTACGTTTGCAGGTGCACCTTTTACAATTGCCAGTTATCTCATTGAGGGACGTCCTTCCAAAAGTTATATTCGGACCAAGACGCTTATGTACAGTGAACCCCGTGTGTGGGAGATGTTGATGGAAAAGCTTGGGGATATGGTCATCACCTATCTTCGCAGCCATGTGCGCAGCGGAGGCAAGGCTTTTCAATTGTTCGACAGCTGGGTGGGAGCGCTTGCCCCTAAGGATTTTGAAATCTATGTCCTGCCGACTATTTCAAGAATTTTTAGAGAATTATCAGATCTGGATGTGCCCAAAATATACTTCCCGGGCGTAAGTTCAGGGGAACTTCTCCCTACCCTTACTAACCTTCAAGCGGATGTGATCGGGCTGGATTGGCGTGTCAGCATCAGTGAGGGACGCCGTAGAACAGGCGGTAAGTTTGCGATGCAAGGTAATCTGGATCCTTATCTGTTGACTGCTCCAATGGATGTTATCAAAGACCGCGCCAAGCAATTGATTGATGAGGGCATACTTGAACCTGGCTATGTGTTCAATTTGGGCCATGGTTTATTCCCTGAGGCTTCATTGGAAAAACTGCGGGAATTAACAGAATATATTCATGAATACTCGAAAGACCTTATGAAAGAATCCGTGAAGGCACGTTCCTGA
- a CDS encoding MFS transporter has translation MKKWETWKVNLTVLWFGQFLVNAGMTMITPFLSLYLAKDLGVQGEHAIGIWAGLIFAANFLTSFLFQPLWGKLADKYGRKIMLLRSSFGMAVVILLMGFAQTPMQLLLLRLLNGTIAGFNPASIALISGTTPKSRMGFAMGLMQSGSVAGTILGPLIGGLLADSIGFRPIFYVVGALLFAASLLALFLVKEKFDRIEAAHAPQASVMAGLKELLKVPQLPALFGVTFLLQFAMISPMTLLPLYVEKLHGSAVNIAFWAGMVTAVTGISNMLASPVLGKLSDKIGAHRILTFALIGASVFLIPQAFVTSVWQLIIIRFMMGVFMGGLLPSVNALIRSYTPDGKESRAFGFNSSTLALGNMLGAIIGGFLSGYIGIEGLFIISGVLLLINTIWVRLKLYQETTHRSYR, from the coding sequence TTGAAGAAATGGGAGACTTGGAAGGTCAACCTCACGGTGCTTTGGTTTGGCCAATTTTTAGTGAATGCCGGTATGACTATGATTACCCCATTTTTGTCCCTTTATCTTGCAAAAGATCTGGGTGTACAGGGTGAACATGCGATCGGGATTTGGGCCGGATTGATTTTTGCGGCAAACTTCTTGACTTCATTTCTATTCCAGCCATTATGGGGTAAGCTTGCCGACAAATATGGTCGAAAAATCATGCTCCTGCGCTCCAGCTTTGGTATGGCGGTAGTTATTCTTCTTATGGGTTTTGCTCAGACACCGATGCAATTACTGCTGCTGCGTTTGTTAAATGGAACCATAGCCGGATTTAACCCCGCCTCGATTGCACTCATCTCAGGTACAACTCCGAAGTCTCGTATGGGCTTTGCCATGGGTCTAATGCAATCGGGCTCCGTAGCCGGTACAATCTTGGGACCGCTCATCGGCGGACTCCTGGCTGACTCCATCGGGTTTCGACCCATTTTTTATGTAGTGGGCGCCTTATTGTTCGCAGCCTCCCTGTTGGCGCTGTTCCTTGTAAAAGAGAAATTCGACCGTATCGAAGCTGCCCATGCGCCACAAGCGTCTGTAATGGCAGGTTTAAAGGAGCTGCTTAAGGTTCCCCAGCTTCCAGCATTATTCGGAGTAACCTTTCTGTTGCAGTTCGCAATGATCAGCCCCATGACGCTTCTCCCCCTCTATGTGGAGAAGCTGCACGGCTCAGCTGTGAATATCGCCTTCTGGGCCGGTATGGTTACTGCAGTTACAGGAATCTCAAATATGCTGGCATCTCCCGTTCTGGGTAAGCTAAGCGATAAGATTGGTGCTCATCGCATTTTGACCTTTGCCCTAATAGGCGCCTCTGTGTTCCTTATCCCCCAGGCCTTTGTCACCAGTGTATGGCAGCTAATTATTATCCGGTTCATGATGGGTGTCTTTATGGGAGGTCTGCTGCCCAGTGTGAATGCGCTAATCCGTTCCTATACGCCAGACGGCAAGGAAAGCCGTGCATTCGGCTTCAACAGCAGTACGCTTGCGCTAGGCAACATGTTGGGAGCGATTATCGGCGGTTTTTTGTCAGGCTATATCGGAATTGAAGGTTTATTCATTATCTCCGGTGTCTTATTGCTTATTAACACTATATGGGTACGCCTTAAACTATACCAAGAAACTACCCATCGCTCCTATCGATAA
- a CDS encoding THUMP domain-containing class I SAM-dependent RNA methyltransferase, giving the protein MSKLQLIATAPMGLEAVVARELNELGYETTIENGRVLFSGDYIDICRCNLWLRTSDRVLIKMGQFPAKTFDELFEGVKALPWADWIPENGEFPVEGRSHKSQLTSVPACQGIVKKAVVEKLKLSYQTEWFPEDGPRYVIEVILLNDIALITLDTTGPALHKRGYRRQSTEAPLKETMAAALIKLSRWNGHRPLYDPCCGTGTILIEAAMIAWNIAPGLRRSFPSEHWPVIPRRLWEDAREEAYDAVRDDYPLQLVGSDVDPEAIELAEAAAKSAGLSGEITFKVIAAAKARPEGEYGCIITNPPYGERISNDKEVEKLTRQFGEMMLYLPSWSFFAISPSKEFEQFYGRKADKRRKLYNGRIECQFYQYLGPLPPRNPEKDNSEPHS; this is encoded by the coding sequence ATGAGCAAATTACAATTAATCGCTACTGCCCCTATGGGTTTGGAAGCTGTCGTAGCACGCGAATTAAACGAACTGGGTTATGAGACCACGATCGAGAACGGGCGAGTACTATTCAGCGGTGATTACATCGACATCTGCCGCTGTAATTTATGGCTGCGTACCTCGGACCGCGTACTAATTAAAATGGGGCAATTCCCCGCTAAAACCTTCGATGAACTGTTCGAAGGAGTAAAAGCACTGCCTTGGGCCGACTGGATACCTGAAAATGGTGAGTTCCCTGTGGAAGGCCGCTCGCACAAGTCCCAGCTGACAAGCGTACCTGCTTGTCAGGGAATTGTCAAAAAAGCGGTTGTCGAAAAGCTTAAGCTTTCCTATCAGACGGAATGGTTCCCTGAGGATGGCCCCCGTTATGTCATTGAAGTAATTCTACTGAATGACATCGCGCTAATCACCTTAGACACCACTGGGCCTGCACTCCACAAACGTGGTTACCGCAGACAATCGACTGAAGCGCCGTTGAAGGAAACCATGGCAGCTGCACTAATAAAGCTCAGCCGCTGGAACGGCCATCGCCCCTTGTACGATCCTTGTTGCGGTACGGGCACAATACTGATCGAAGCTGCTATGATTGCCTGGAACATTGCTCCTGGGCTGCGGCGCTCGTTCCCATCCGAACATTGGCCTGTCATTCCGCGCCGGCTGTGGGAGGACGCTCGCGAAGAAGCCTACGATGCTGTTCGCGATGATTATCCACTGCAGCTTGTTGGCAGCGATGTAGATCCTGAAGCTATCGAGCTTGCAGAAGCTGCTGCAAAGAGTGCTGGGTTATCGGGTGAGATTACCTTTAAGGTTATTGCAGCCGCCAAAGCCAGACCTGAAGGTGAGTATGGTTGTATTATAACCAATCCGCCTTATGGAGAACGCATTAGTAATGACAAGGAAGTGGAAAAGCTGACCCGCCAGTTTGGTGAAATGATGCTGTACCTTCCTTCATGGTCATTCTTCGCCATTAGCCCTTCGAAGGAATTCGAACAGTTCTACGGGCGGAAGGCTGATAAACGACGCAAATTGTACAACGGCCGTATTGAATGTCAGTTTTATCAATATTTAGGCCCACTTCCGCCTAGAAATCCGGAAAAAGATAATTCAGAACCCCATAGTTAA
- a CDS encoding O-methyltransferase — MLSQEQYSEQLYTEDEILLQVKQSIAAHGMPEVSVEPGYGRLLTMLVKLTRASSVLEIGALGGYSGICLSRGFTDGGKLTSLELKPEYAAVARRNMELAGFGDSVEYRIGPAMDSLKILESEGRKFDFFFIDADKMNYPNYLEYAIQMANPGAIIAGDNIFLRGRTLNTDRNGPAILAVRQFNEMIAKDDRLISTLLPAYDGLALALVK; from the coding sequence ATGCTTAGCCAAGAACAATATAGTGAACAACTCTATACAGAGGACGAAATTCTGCTTCAAGTGAAACAATCGATAGCGGCTCATGGTATGCCTGAAGTCTCCGTTGAACCAGGCTACGGCCGCCTATTGACCATGCTTGTTAAGCTCACCCGCGCATCAAGCGTACTGGAAATTGGTGCTCTTGGGGGATACAGCGGCATTTGCCTGTCCCGTGGATTCACGGACGGAGGCAAGCTTACCTCTCTGGAGCTTAAGCCTGAATACGCTGCGGTAGCCCGGCGAAATATGGAACTGGCTGGCTTCGGAGATTCTGTAGAGTACAGAATCGGACCGGCAATGGATAGCCTGAAGATCCTGGAATCCGAAGGCCGGAAATTTGATTTCTTTTTCATCGATGCTGACAAGATGAATTATCCGAACTATCTTGAGTATGCCATTCAGATGGCTAATCCCGGTGCAATCATTGCTGGAGATAATATATTCCTGCGGGGCCGTACTCTAAATACAGACAGGAACGGCCCCGCCATACTGGCAGTGCGTCAATTTAATGAAATGATCGCTAAGGATGACCGACTAATAAGTACATTGCTGCCGGCCTACGATGGGCTTGCCTTAGCATTGGTTAAGTAA
- the hemG gene encoding protoporphyrinogen oxidase gives MSEVTRRVIIVGGGLSGLSAAFYVRKYYKLAGIKPEIILLEKDQTLGGKIETLHREGFVIEKGPDSFLARKTAMVDLAKELELDHELVTTNPNAKKTYILQRNKLHPMPAGLVLGIPTEIRPFLQSGLISFGGKVRAMMDYIIPPRRSEEDESLGQLIERRLGTEVLENMTEPLLAGIYAGDMNKISLQATFPQFGEVERKYGSLIRGMTTGRKPAETHTGTKKSAFLTFRQGLQSLVHALMNELQDVEQRTGVTVTSIIDDIANKDKGKPRYEVELDNGERIAADDIYITVPNFAAADLLRPHVDVSALDAVNYVSVANVVMAFSKKDTATEYDGSGFLVPRKEGRNITACTWTSTKWLHSSPEDKVLLRFYVGRSGDEQNVELPDDALEELVRKDVREIMGITANPLFTEITRLKHSMPQYPVGHPGNIARLRDELGAVMPGVYAFGAGYDGIGMPDCIKHAKLTAEAAAKTLQM, from the coding sequence ATGAGTGAGGTAACAAGAAGAGTTATTATTGTCGGCGGGGGGTTGAGCGGCCTCAGTGCCGCCTTCTATGTCCGCAAATATTATAAGTTGGCCGGAATTAAACCGGAAATTATTTTATTGGAAAAAGATCAGACGCTTGGAGGCAAAATTGAAACGCTGCACCGTGAGGGTTTTGTCATTGAAAAGGGTCCTGATTCCTTCCTAGCCCGTAAAACGGCGATGGTTGACTTAGCCAAGGAATTGGAATTGGACCATGAACTGGTGACAACCAATCCCAATGCCAAGAAGACCTACATATTGCAGCGGAACAAGCTTCACCCTATGCCTGCCGGTCTTGTACTGGGTATTCCAACAGAGATTAGACCCTTTCTGCAGAGCGGATTGATCTCTTTTGGAGGAAAAGTCCGTGCGATGATGGATTATATTATCCCGCCACGCAGAAGCGAGGAAGATGAATCGCTGGGGCAGTTAATTGAACGCCGGCTCGGTACGGAAGTGCTGGAGAATATGACTGAACCGCTTCTAGCCGGTATTTATGCCGGAGATATGAATAAGATTAGCCTGCAAGCTACCTTCCCCCAATTTGGTGAAGTGGAGCGCAAATATGGAAGCCTTATTCGCGGTATGACTACAGGGCGAAAGCCGGCTGAAACTCATACGGGAACCAAAAAGAGTGCATTCCTAACCTTTCGCCAAGGCCTGCAAAGTCTGGTTCACGCCCTAATGAATGAACTCCAAGATGTAGAGCAACGTACGGGGGTTACCGTAACCTCTATCATTGATGATATAGCTAATAAGGATAAGGGCAAGCCGCGTTACGAAGTTGAACTTGATAACGGTGAAAGAATCGCGGCGGATGATATTTACATCACGGTTCCGAATTTCGCCGCTGCGGATCTGCTGCGTCCACATGTGGATGTATCCGCACTGGACGCTGTGAATTATGTATCTGTAGCCAATGTAGTAATGGCCTTTTCCAAAAAAGATACGGCCACGGAATATGATGGATCAGGGTTTCTCGTCCCCCGCAAGGAAGGACGCAACATTACGGCCTGCACTTGGACATCGACCAAATGGCTTCATTCCAGTCCGGAGGATAAAGTACTCTTGCGTTTCTATGTGGGGCGGTCGGGAGACGAGCAGAACGTAGAGCTGCCGGATGATGCCCTTGAGGAACTGGTACGCAAAGATGTCCGAGAAATTATGGGCATCACCGCCAATCCGCTTTTTACTGAAATTACCCGACTGAAGCATTCCATGCCGCAGTACCCCGTGGGGCATCCCGGCAATATTGCCAGACTGCGGGATGAGCTTGGTGCGGTTATGCCCGGTGTATATGCATTTGGTGCCGGTTATGATGGCATCGGTATGCCTGACTGTATCAAACACGCCAAGCTGACCGCTGAAGCTGCTGCTAAGACTTTGCAAATGTAA
- the hemH gene encoding ferrochelatase → MTTKVGVLVMSYGTPESLEGVEAYYTHIRRGNPPSAEQLKELKDRYEAIVGGVFPLRENTDRQVAALGAALNKDNGETTVQFVCYQGLKHAHPFIEDGVEAMARDGITEAVGIVLAPHYSVMSVGTYIKRAQAKADECGIRMEFVNNYHLHPELIDVLSRRVSARLDQFEEAGAKRSEVRVLFSAHSLPERILSMGDPYRDQLLETSEAVAKQAGVTSWQFTWQSAGRTAEPWLGPDVLDTLRELSKEQVEDVLVAPVGFVSDHLEVLYDLDIEAQTIARELDMRLMRIESLNSDPAYMSVLSSVVRTRYNQMQAGSI, encoded by the coding sequence GTGACAACAAAAGTAGGCGTTCTTGTCATGTCCTACGGTACTCCTGAGAGCTTAGAGGGCGTGGAGGCTTATTATACACATATCCGGCGGGGCAACCCGCCTTCTGCGGAGCAGCTTAAAGAACTGAAAGACCGTTATGAAGCCATTGTCGGAGGCGTTTTCCCGCTTCGAGAGAATACGGATCGACAGGTAGCGGCCTTGGGAGCTGCTCTTAATAAGGACAACGGAGAGACAACTGTGCAATTTGTCTGCTACCAAGGACTGAAGCATGCCCACCCCTTCATTGAAGACGGTGTGGAGGCCATGGCCAGGGATGGTATTACAGAGGCCGTAGGAATCGTTCTTGCTCCCCATTATTCAGTCATGAGTGTAGGAACCTATATCAAACGTGCACAGGCAAAAGCAGACGAATGTGGCATTCGGATGGAATTCGTAAATAACTACCATCTGCATCCTGAGCTCATCGATGTGCTGAGCCGCCGGGTCTCTGCCCGATTGGATCAATTTGAAGAAGCTGGAGCGAAACGAAGTGAGGTTAGAGTGCTGTTCAGTGCACATAGTCTGCCGGAACGTATACTATCTATGGGCGATCCTTACCGTGACCAACTCCTCGAAACTTCTGAGGCTGTCGCCAAACAGGCAGGAGTCACTTCCTGGCAGTTCACTTGGCAGAGCGCAGGCCGTACCGCTGAGCCGTGGCTGGGACCCGATGTACTGGATACTCTTCGTGAGCTTTCTAAAGAACAGGTTGAAGATGTACTGGTAGCCCCTGTCGGATTTGTATCTGATCATCTGGAAGTGCTATATGATCTGGATATTGAGGCTCAGACTATCGCACGGGAATTGGACATGCGCTTAATGCGAATTGAATCGCTGAACAGTGACCCTGCGTATATGTCTGTGCTGAGCAGTGTGGTGCGTACACGGTACAATCAAATGCAGGCGGGTTCGATATGA